The sequence tagaaattgaccaacgTCTACTCATATGCCAAGCAAACTGACTGATTTGTTGCTTGTTTAACTTGTCTGGACGATTCATTCAAATCTTTGAAAAGTCATTCTGAAGATCTGAGTTGCTTGGCTTGTTGCCAAACCTAACACAAATTTCTCTTCTGTTACAGACGACAATCATGCACACAGCTCAAACACCGACAGATAATACCTCCACAACTACAGCGTACACTGTTGTGTCGGCACCTACCAGCACTGTGAGTTTATTTGCTATCGCCAAGTAATGTCTGTACCCTTTTGTAATAGCCTATGTAAAACTATCAATGGTCTGTCAAAAGTCATTACTGAAGCAAGTGAAGTGTTAAACATACTAAAATGTGCATATTGTGTTCAAAATAATATATCAACTGTATTGAAGGACAATACTTTATCGCCACGTTTGGAAATCATGATATTCTACACCCACACTTTACATTTCAAATTCTTACGTTGATTTTGTTCATGATTTTGAATATACGTATCAAATGGGCCTTGTAGAGGAAAACTGCTTCTGTCTCAAATGGCTAATGACAAAGGAAAAAGAGGATTACAGTAAACTGACTCGTTTCCTCCACAGGTTGAATTAACCACCACATACAGCTACACAACTAAGACGAGAGTTGTTAAACCTACCACGACTCTGAACAAGGACGCACATACCTCTATGGGCAAGGAAGGTAAATATGCAAACATCGCAGATGTTTAAATTACTAATAAAcaccaacaacaaaatgtactaacgaaaaaaacaacacacattttCTTAAACATGTATGGATCAGATGAACTTCGTTTGCATGAAGGGCGTTCCCCCTTTCCTTCTGCACAAGTTCTATGGTTATTTGTACTGATGATGTCTATGTTGGTTTTCTATCGTAGAGACGACAGAAGATGGTGGCAATCGTCGCGTCATCACGTTTGGTGGGCGAGGATCAATGCTGGGAAAGTTCGGTCTTATAAGTGGACTTGCTGTGTCTTCTGGAAAAGAGATATTCGTAGCTGATCGTTATAACTGTCGAGTGCAGGTTTTTAACATGAAGGGTGTTTACGTTCATAATTTCTTGACAACTGTGCCCAGAAAAGCCGGTAGCACGATGTTTCCAGACGACATGTCGATTGACGGCAATGATAACCTGTGGGTAGTGGGGAAATTGACATCTAGTAGCTCTTATGCTGTACAATACAACAGGGATGGTCGAGCTTTGGCCATGTTCCGGGTCCAAAGCGGCACAACTTCTCTTGCCATAGATGTACGAAGTAACCACATACTTGGAAAATATGACATGGCTAGTTGTGTGATTAACATATTTCATCCAAAGGGCCTGTTAGTAAGAACACTTAATATTCCAGATATGTCATGTGGACACTCTCTTGTCGTAAACAGGGAGGGAAATGTTGTTACTACGACAAAACATAACATGGTTCACGTGTATAGCCAGACAGGACATCTTCTGTTCAATTTTGGGGGCCATGGCAACGGTAATGGTAGGGTGACATATCCCAAAGATATCTGTACTGACATTTCTGGTCATATCTTGGTAGCAGATGATGGTTACTGGAATGAAAAAGGTTGGGTGTCCATGTTTACAAGTCGGGGAAGTTTTGTTCGCCATGTGGTCACTGGGCTGAGGATGGTAGGTCGTATTGCTGTGGGACTAGAAGGGCAGCTAATAGTGACTGATGTAAAGGACAACACTGTAACTATCTACACAACTTACTGATAGAAGCGGCactcattgtgtgtgtgtgtgtgtttgtgtgtgtgtgtttgtgtgtgtgtgtgtgtgtgtgtgtgtgtgtgtgtgtgtgtgtgtgtgtgtgtgtgtgtgtgtgtgcgcgcgcgcgcgctaAACTGTCCTTGTTCGTGTTTCCGCAACCATTACCctagaacgtctggatggaatGTAATGGcctttgatatgtgggtagttgttggtatgtgggtaggtgttggaaagacgaaagtgaaggttgattttgggccccctggtatgtgacctcggTGTTGCAGAAGAGCTTCCCTTTTTTAATCTTTTGGCCTGAACGTGCtattatcttgtttttttaatggcAGATTTAAGAAAGAAGTGATGTACGTTTGGGCCTTCTAGCAGCTTGCTAGTTGAACTGcagcgtttttgtcaaaatcttccaaagaGAATAACCTAACAAAGAAATgacggatttctatgatatttcgTATTcagatagcttagacagagatgtacataatgaagtgatGCAAATTTTGACCTTATTTTTATAAtcaaaatctttatttgcagtgttttgcaATATATGCCTCAAATACATTCCCAGATACcaacattcaaataaattcctaatttgcataatcaatgcaaaagtgccattaTGCTAATTCATCAAAGCGGTGAATGATCGGACTGACACGATGTATTACGagatgtgtaagttagttaaaggtgtacatgaccaagcatatgtAAATGTGGTCATTTGCAAaatcagaatagttcatggagatacgAGGTCACCGAATTATTGTTAacttagttaaaggtgtacatcacTATGCATAGATTAAATAAATGTGAACGTCCTTTGTTTACTTTATGATGAAATGCAAAAATAGATTTCTGCCTAAGGAAAGGACTTTTATGAATACAATAAATGTAATTTGGTAGAGAAGACCATCATTTAAGCACGAAATAGTTATACaatttctgtacatgtaaaaatatGCTACtgcgtgtgacgtcacaatttgTAAAGTTGAATAACCGACATCATGTTGGACATATCTAAGATGGCGACAGTTCACTCGAAACGCACAGACAATCATTCCAAGGAAAAATCATATAGCCTAGTGCTCCCCTAGGAATGCAGAGGTAAAAAAAGCAGGCATGTTGAGGTAGAGAAAAATGTGTAGAAGAATTTCTAACATAATTAACATTTTCGCATGCGTCTTTAACCAACCAAAATGGCGGGCGCTCAAttcgtcatagtcacgtgactgatAAAGCCATATAGCCTCCCTCtaataattcaattatcaaCTATCTATGGTGGATCAAAATCATACTTTAGTATGAAATCCGACTTGATTGACGCTTCCACGATAGCACATGTATCAAGGAAGATTATATGAGAAAGTGTATAATAGTTATAGCTATACTGAAGATGCTTGAATAAACAGCTATCTTCCAAGGCCTGGAGAGGACCCCTGACATTGTGGGGTTTCCTCTGGGGAAGGGGAAGAATGCTCGGAAGGATGGGAACTTCCACAAGAAGCGCTTGGTGAAGCTGACTCGTCTTTCAGCAGCGCCACACTGCGAGGGAAGTCTGTCTTTGCATCGGCGGTTGGTGAGGCGGCTGCTGGCCGTCCAGGCTTGTATCTACCTCTCATCATCTGACTTATCTGCAGAGGAAAACAGTAAAAGTTTTTTATATATCAAGCAGACCTCAGTGTATTATTATTTCttcaacatacacacatatttataaatacaaaaatacataaaatataaaaatattttgaaatcacTGTATAATATGGAGGCAATACTTCAAATCACTTTCTACAAATAAAATCTCTTGATATTTGATGTTTGGAAATGTCCCATAGCCCATCCACCTCGGTCGATAATTGCAAAGCTATTATTGGCTGAGCTGTGATTTGAAACAACACATTTGAATATATGATTAATATTGATGATCCAGGAGAAAACACTGACCACTCTGGTCTTGACCACGGCCAGCGGCGTGTCGTTGTGAGAGTTCTTGACTCCTATGTCCGCCCCGTGCTTGATGAGTAGTTTGACCATGTTCTGTTGGCCTCGTCCACTGGCGGCGTGCAGGGGGGTGTTTCCCGCGTAGCACTGCGCGTTCACCTTGGCGCCTGCGCGGAGGAGGTACAGGACCATGTCCTCGTGGTCTCTCTCTACGGCGTGGAACAGCGCCGTTCTGCCGCTCTTACCGTCCTGAGGATACAtaaaggagaagaaaaaaatcattattatgTTTCTTCAATTGTATCAGGAATCGGAGATCTCATAGATCCGTAAAATATATCTAGTTTTGtgaattacttgttttattcattgttgTGAATACATCGCTGATTATGTTTAGCCCATGTTTCCCTATGGCTGTCATGATAGGCATGAAAATAAACTATATAGTGGGAATCCAAGACGGAaaattctgggacctttgacctgagTTCCTTTCTGTGTCTCCGACGTGCCTTGCATGTATTTGGaaattcaaataactacggacacacaagcATACAAGCAAACATACCGAAAGCAGGACCTCCTTATACGGTGGTAATCATCATTTGCTTATACAAAAAACGTTGACTGATATCAAACACACTGAATAACACCTTGTGTGTGTTTATACCATTAAAACTTGCTTTGTAGACGATGATATCTTCTTTACCCATATGACCTTTGCAAAGTCATATTCTGATATGCAGGAACCCTAAGCATACTCAAGCCCCCCACCTACCGTTGCATCGACATCGGCACCGCTGTCCACCAGTAACATGACGGCGTCCTGGTTTCCAGTGTTCACGGCCACGTGCAGCGGTGTCAGGCCTGGAAGGGATAAAAGAAAACTTGTTTGTGAAGAAGACAAAAACAGAGTGAGAACTCTCCTGTAATCTGATTGTCATTTTAGCGATGAACCTCCAATCAGTAGAGGAATGGCAACAATCCATTTCCATCTATCCTTGATCGATCAGTTCCCTTTGACCTATCATATCATTGAGAATGACCTATTTCTTGTATCATTCACAATTtggtattttccaaaaacatctaaacatctatgttaCTGTGTGTTGTCTGGTGTAGTGGCGTCACAGAAAGGTCCCGCCATTTAGAATAGATAGCATGGTTAGGAGTGAGTTCTATGACGTCACGATCCTTTGCTAATTTGTCCCACCAAAGAGCACACAATATTGCATCTAGATGTTTTCAGGAAAGACCAAATTCTTACGTGAATGATAGACGAAGTTTCACATATCACTGGCACTTTAGATGTACACACAAGCCCTACGGGAAAGGGACATGCAGCCCACCCCACCTCATTAGCATGCGTGTCTTACCATCATAATTCCTGAGTTCCAGGTCCAGTTCATGTGTAGAGCAGGTGAGGATGGTGTGTAAACAGGCCGTGCTGGCGGTCTGACACGACAGGTGAACCGCCGTCTGTCCGTTTCTGTCCTGCACGTCTGCGCATGCGCCGCTCAGAACAAGCATGCGCACCAAAGGCCATTGGTCTGTTATGATGGCAAGATGTAGCGGAGTCTGCGTAGAAAATAATGAGAGAAAATATTGATTGATAGAAACACTAAGCAAAACTAATAAACATCAAGAAGGAATACGAACGGATGTTTGAAAGCGGGTACCTTTTAGGCCGGGCTATTTACAGTATGTGCCCATCAAAAAGAAATTTCCCCCACTATTGACAGCATGTTCTTGTCAATAAGACTTTTGGAACTATTGACAGTAaattcctgtcaataagactttttGCACTAtcgacaggatgttcctgtcgtCAGCGTAATTCTATAAACTCCGTGCCCTAAATGTTTGCTAACagatatactacatgtactatccaCAAAAATGAAGTCATCAACACAAACTTCCTCTCTATCCAGGTCGATATATAGGCAACCAGGAAACGACATAATCTGATTTGGCTTTCCTGAGCTATAGCGCTACTATAAGCGGTTGTACATATAATTACCTGTCTGAGGTGGTTGTAGGTATCGATGTTTCTGTGTGCCATGGTCAGCAGTGTGAGGTATCTTTCGGTTAATGGGACGTTAGACTGGGCCACGGCGATGTGTAGAGGCCTGTCAAAACAACGGTATGACACCATCAAACATCATGATACCCAGAAATTCATTCTTCTTGGCACGCTATTATAAACAGGCTGGGCAATTTGGAGAAATGTTTTCGCTTTGCAATTACGCAACCCCTTTATTGCTTACAGGTGTTGATAAAGCgttgttatttttcttttcgCGTTAGTAAGCTgtggaaatgaaaagaaaacagtcacATCAGAGGAGAACGATGGGTGGTCtaaaacatgtacaagaaacCGGAACAGTTGCGAGCCTGGAATTGTTTCCGAGGGACGGTTGTCGGGGGTTCCTGGAATGGATCACACAGTTTTCAGTTCCAGGAAAGGACATTGTATATGCATGATAGAGATGACGTAGCCTTGGGACATGTAGGAAAAGCGCCTAAAATCAAAAGGACTCACATGGAAACATTTTCCTGTATCTATCAGTTTTGGCTATCCCTTCATCTAGCAGGGCTAAAGTTGCTACCCAAACCTAAAACGAAtgtcaaaatacaatttctatgagAGAAAGGAGCAAAGCAACCATTgcatttcctttttctttttcgggcaataatgatgatgatgattgatgattgaagacctttattgtatgttcgtgccccgaggggctagatacaggtcgtttaacacaaacctaactaacatctaagtgacatatacagtgaaatatgtacagtacatt comes from Branchiostoma lanceolatum isolate klBraLanc5 chromosome 2, klBraLanc5.hap2, whole genome shotgun sequence and encodes:
- the LOC136428026 gene encoding B-cell lymphoma 3 protein homolog, coding for MDTESCHQNSAGLSPASPSREPPTRSERPVTSPVSARPLLVSDSAVVVPNSSFTTSTSTSSNMTISRRPVFPEGLTIARRRLHQSENVKLPPKKRRHLVPSSETDVTTPIPTAVRNNLNVRPRHDNTSTDKSTTLRVKEEAGPQPRSQGVEDGCRKARSTHGETMHSTLGLPQVPVPLTSFPRPAPNFVDPRLGVFASTELQQLSWQDEDGDTPLHIAVAQSNVPLTERYLTLLTMAHRNIDTYNHLRQTPLHLAIITDQWPLVRMLVLSGACADVQDRNGQTAVHLSCQTASTACLHTILTCSTHELDLELRNYDGLTPLHVAVNTGNQDAVMLLVDSGADVDATDGKSGRTALFHAVERDHEDMVLYLLRAGAKVNAQCYAGNTPLHAASGRGQQNMVKLLIKHGADIGVKNSHNDTPLAVVKTRVISQMMRGRYKPGRPAAASPTADAKTDFPRSVALLKDESASPSASCGSSHPSEHSSPSPEETPQCQGSSPGLGR